In Candidatus Angelobacter sp., the DNA window ACAGCAGCCGATGTAACAGACACACTCGTTGGCGCTAACGCCCGCTTAGGCCTTTTTCTTAAAGATGTCATAGTATGCTCGATGCTGCATCACCGCGCCGACAGCCAATCCAGCTCCAGCAATGAACTTCAAGCTGAACGCACCCGCAGAACCCATCGTGTAACCAAATATGGCAAGCCACATGAGGACATTTATTTCAGATAACTGGAATAATGTCTTTTTCATCTTCCTTCGTTCTTCGTTGGCGGTTTCTTTCTTTGCTAAACCGTATTATTCAGCCAAATGACCTGTACGGTCGACCTTTCCTAGCGCGACTTCTACTACGAGGCCATGAAAGCAGAGTCGTGAATTCCTGTGAAGGATTATTCAGGACACAAAAGCCCCGGTGCAACCCATTCACACAGATTAAAACTTGTCAGCACCCGCCCCGGTTTCGTTAATTGGACGCAGGATGAAACGAAAATTTGATCTGGTTTTCCGCGGTTACGTTTTCGCGCTGGCGGTGTTGCTGCTCTGGTCGGTCTGGAGCGTCGCGCAAACGAACACGACGCCTTCCTCCACCGGCACGAACAGCGCGGCCGCATCCGCGCCGGGCAAACCGGACAAGGAGGCCGCCAAATCCGGCCGCTTTCATCTGACCTTCGGCCTGGACAAGATCGAGGTGCTGAACACCGCCGCGCCATTCGGCGAGCCGCTCTGGAAATACATTGCCTCGCTCATCTACACCTTCCTCGCGTTTTACGTTTCCAAGCTCCTCGACTACCTCACACGCGTCTGGTTGAAGAAGTTCACGGACCGGACCAAGACGCAGCTCGATGACCTGTTGCTTGGCCTGCTCAACGGGCCGGTCAAGATCGTTTCGTTCGTCATCTTCCTCAACATCGGCCTCGATATGTTCGACTGGCCGGACACGATCAAGAAGATCCTGGACAAGAGTTTCAAGGTCATCGTGGCAGCGACCATTACCTACGCGGTGCTCAAGCTGATTGACCTGTTGATGGGCTATTGGCGGCAGCGCACGCAGGCGGAAGCGGACCGGTCCTTCGATCAACAGTTGTTTCCGATCATCCGGAAAACCCTCAAGGTGTTCGTGGTCGTCGTGGCGGTGCTGGTCACGTCGCAGAACCTCGGCTTCGACATCACCGCGGCCCTGGCCGGCCTTTCGGTCGGCGGCCTCGCGCTCGGCCTCGCGGCACAGGACACGGTGGCGAACCTGTTCGGCGCGGTGGCGGTGTTCATGGACAAACCGTTCCGCGTCGGCGACCGCATCCAGCTCGATGCGATTGACGGCACGGTGGAGACCATCGGCCTGCGGAGCACGCGTGTGCGCAACCTCGACGGCCACCTCGTGACCGTCCCGAACAAAACGATGGGCAACGCGACGATCACGAACATTTCGCGCCGTCCCAACATCAAAACCGTGATGAACATCGGCATCACCTACGACACGCCGACCGAAAAAGTGAAGCGCGCGCTGGAGATTCTGAAGGAGGTTTACAAGGACCATCCGAAAACGTTCGATTGCCAGATTGGGTTCAACAAATTCGCCGACTCGGCGCTGAACATTCAGGTCGTCCACTGGTGGAATTCGACGGATTACAAGGAATACCTGGCCGGCCTCCAGGAAATGAACCTCGCGGCGAAGGAAAAGTTCGACAAGGAAGCCATCGCGTTCGCGTTTCCGTCGCAGACGGTCTATCTCAAGCAGGATTCAGAGTGGAGGGTGGGCGGCGCGCGGGAGACCTGATTGCGCCGCAGCCTGCCCGGTTGAATCCGCCATCCCGGTGTTGCGGCTTCTCTCCCGATGCGGCACAATCCGGTCAGTTCTAGTGGTGACGG includes these proteins:
- a CDS encoding mechanosensitive ion channel family protein: MKRKFDLVFRGYVFALAVLLLWSVWSVAQTNTTPSSTGTNSAAASAPGKPDKEAAKSGRFHLTFGLDKIEVLNTAAPFGEPLWKYIASLIYTFLAFYVSKLLDYLTRVWLKKFTDRTKTQLDDLLLGLLNGPVKIVSFVIFLNIGLDMFDWPDTIKKILDKSFKVIVAATITYAVLKLIDLLMGYWRQRTQAEADRSFDQQLFPIIRKTLKVFVVVVAVLVTSQNLGFDITAALAGLSVGGLALGLAAQDTVANLFGAVAVFMDKPFRVGDRIQLDAIDGTVETIGLRSTRVRNLDGHLVTVPNKTMGNATITNISRRPNIKTVMNIGITYDTPTEKVKRALEILKEVYKDHPKTFDCQIGFNKFADSALNIQVVHWWNSTDYKEYLAGLQEMNLAAKEKFDKEAIAFAFPSQTVYLKQDSEWRVGGARET